From the genome of Lampris incognitus isolate fLamInc1 chromosome 17, fLamInc1.hap2, whole genome shotgun sequence:
ccccggagaagtggctgaagatgaatgaatgaatgtaaatgtTAAGCGTAAACTGGTATTTACGTTGCGGCGTAGATTTTCTTTTTCTTAGATTTTGCATCTTGAAAAGGTGCCGTTTCTAATATGTCAGCAACCCTGAAGCATAACGAATAAAGACCAGCAGGGGCTGCTGAATGACAGAGGCTAAAACAAACTAAATGAATACCTCCTTACATTTCTCCATTCAGAAACACAGCAGCTAAGTGGCTCTGCTGTTGGACGACCTCAGAAGACGTGGATACCCACAGTCCTCAGCAAATGGCAGAAGTTGTTGAACATGCTGGTTACCTGCTACCGttctctttgattttctttttcttgcttGCATCGATTTGCCATTTTTATCTAAGTGGAATGACACACAGTACTTTTAAGCCTGGTCTGAAGTAAAATCATTCCACAAACATCAGTTTCAGCTTGCTGCTACTTGTGTTCAACAGAATTCATGTTTCTTACGACTACTGGTCCAAATAATCATGAGTTAAGAACCCCAGCCAAATTATATCTGACGTTTGGCGCTGCCATAATCTTTCACCTGAATCCGTCTTCATCCTTGGACATCCGACTGACCACCAATACACTTTTTATAGCACTCACTCAGATACAAGCATGAACTGTAGCCTCATTATAACTGCAGTCCTCTACTGTTTCCCACTGAGAAGCTCTGCTGGAGCAGCCGGGTTTAATGGGCCTTGCTCAGGTGCACCTTGGCAATAGTTGTTAACGGATGTGTAATGTGTTTGACTTCCGCTTcgggtgtggggagatggcggcgcgaattcacatttgcagcagcctcacccagtaccgtccatgcagtgtctctgtccacgtcCACGTcataagttttgtcttcgtttgatggctgggagagctggcgcaggatcggctgggagaagTTGGTCTggtgcgtcttgtgggcccagagaccacagcTCTGCcttgagctgcacccgaggaggtaacaccgaaggtggtctgacaggacgcagaagcaaggcaggctaagctaactgccagtccatgcggaccggcagttctgataacaccaagggcggtctggcggcctcgcctggtgctgactgtggtgtttttggtgtcgtcgtgtggcgtgcggggaggtgtgtcgagggtgtctggctgggggagctggcactggatcggctggaagagcttggtctgcttcgtccggtagaCCCAGggacccctgcctggagctgcacctgaggagcaaacaccgagggcggtctgacaggacgcggaagcgaggctggctggtgttcgttcccttggacagtgattttttttgttgtttagtttggatatgtgtgttagtttgggtatgtatgttcttgtagtttctggatgtgtttttttctttgtgttgcactgctgtgggctggaggaaacagcatgtcgtttcatttcatgtgcggaaatacatgaaatgaaacgacaaataaagtgttcctgactcctgatatCTGCTCTGCTACTGCTGTTATTCTGGAGGCGCTGCGTTCACCTAAACAATAGTACCTGTGTGTCCATTGAGAATGTTTGTTGTTGAAGCGGGTGATGCACCACGGGAGGCAAATTGGCGGTCACTGGCGTCATCAGTGTGTTCTGTGCGCCGCCGTTTCTCGGGAGAGCAGCCAATGTCACGCTTGTTGTCGTCACTGTTGTGGAAACGCCGCTTGCGTCTGTCCCTCTCCTGGCTGCCGCAGGCCCTGTAGCCATGTTCCGTGACGGGGGGGCTTTGAACAGAACGCCGGCCTCCACAACTCTGCTCCGCGTCACTGTTGCTCTcatgcctcctcttcctcttctttttcttcttcttgtgtttgCCCTGCTCTGACGAATCAACATCGGAGCCTCTGGAGAAGacgacagacagatgacagacaggaaGATTAGACGCCACGAATGAGTCAAACTTTTTTCAAACCTGATGATCTACCATCGAAGGCTAAATGTAGGCTGACAATGTTTGCATGTTGGTTTGCCAATAAACTAGTGCTCACACATCCCAGAGGACACTCACATCTACAAAACCAAATTACACAAAAACAACCacagtgtgtgttttgtgtccatATATgataagtctgtgtgtgtgtgtgtgtgtgtgtgtgtgtgtgttggctcctTTGTCCTGGGCATCACACACCTGTCGTCACGTTGACGCTCTTTATCCCtcaactttttcttcttcttgctttttttgtgttttttgccatgacgcacctcagaggcatcttcctcttcctccctctttgtTACAGCATGTGTTGTTTTGTCCCGGTCTTCATAGATGTCGCCTCCTATTCGTGGCAATGAAGGGCGGGGCTGCAGGGGCGAGGCCCTGACCTTGGCAGAGCTCTCTGTGTTCAGAGAAGTAGCCCTCTCGTGTTCGCTGATTCTGTCCTTCATTAATCGGGTCTCACGATCCTCGTCCCGCCCTTTCCAGCGGCTGTGGGGCTCCTCGCGGTGGGTGGAACCACGTCCCCTCTGCTCACGATCCCGCCCCTCCCGTGagcggtggtggtagtggtgataGTGGTGGTTGCAGCGGTCACGGTCTCGCTCTCGCGGGTGGTGTGTGGACCTCTCCCAGCGACGCTCTATATCCCAGTCCCGATAGTGACGGTCGCGGGCTGGCGAGCGTTCCCTGTAGGagcgatggtgatgatgatgatgatgatgatcatgatgGTCCCGGTAGTCACGTCTGTGGCGGTAGCGTTCTGTGTCAGAGTCTTGGTCCCGACTCCGGTCCCGGTGGTGTCTTTCCTTGTCGCGCTCTCGGCTATAGCCGGAGGagaacagtctctctctctccctgtctcgtgaagatcgcctctctctctcatgaCCTCTGGAGCTAGGCTTCATGCCATGGTTCTCCCTGCCCGCTGTCTCTTCCTGAAGCTCTGTTGCCGGTCCGCAGGTCACTGGCGTCAGTCCTGGGTCTAGTACCCTGGCTTTGTCCTCACCCACCTCAGCCTGATGTGGGGCTGTGGGGGCTCCCAGGTTGCTGAGGCAGTGgtctggagggagggagggggcagcaggtttGTCCAGATGTGCAGAGGACGACGCTGGAGGTGCTGAGGGAGGAGAGCTAGCAGCAGAGGGCACTGTGTGTTGCAACAGCGGGTCACATGCGGTTTTAGCCCTTGAGTCATGCATGGTGGAGGGATGCTGGCCATGGCCCGCAGCAGCAGGTTTACTCTGAGAGAAGCTGGCCTGGCCATCAGCAGCACCATGTGTCTCTCTGCTCctgaataaattaaaaaaaagaacatctTTAAGGACATCTTGGACTGAGGTGGGATGAATGTGAGAGAGTGATGAATATATGGGTGTAAAAACATATCTGTAAGTAACAGGAACTGACCAAGTCTAATCTTATCTTTTTAAAACGCAACCAATTATTTCAACTTTGTGCAGAGTCAGAACGCCGATCCCACCTTAGCTGACTGTGGTCAGCCTCCAGGCCGTTGGCTGTGCAGAGAGCTGTGAGGGACAAACTGCTGTGATCACCGGCAGAAACCTGACCAGCAAAAAAACAAGACATTGTTATTATCACTGTTACAATTACTATTATACTTATTATTGCTGtcattattattgctgttattaaaCTGCCACTCCTACATAATCATCATCGTTATTAATTTAGCATTAGTGAAGTACTGCATTGTTTCCTGACCTAGTAATGCAACAAAAAGCCAAACCTTATCAGAAGTGCCAAGTCCATTGACTTTGTGGTGTCCGTTGTGGTGTCCGTTTTGACTTGGTTTGGAGAAACCATTGGCCGGTCTGTTAAGTCCTTTACCGTTTTGGTGAGCCCCAGCATCCCCGTTGACAGGACGTGGCGCCGGTCCATAGGCATCGCCTCCTTCGCTCCTACCATTGAGGTGAGACTTGGTGAGGGAGCCGTTCTCCAGAGAGCCGCAACCCTCCTGGTCAGACTCCTCTGAGGACTCATGACCGTAGGGCACCAGGAAGGAGCCTTCATTCCCGTGGCCACAGTTGTGATCCCTGTTGCCGAGAGAGGGGCCACTAATGTGCTGAAGCTGGCGTGGGAGGAAGTGGAGGTCTGAGGTAGACTGTGAGGAGGACGGCTGGCtgtaggaagaagaggaggaagaggaaggccgGGTCTGTTTGGTCGGGCCGATAAAGAAGGAGAGTTTCTGCCGCTTGTTGGAGTCGGGGATCATGGTGGGCCGGCCAAGCGAgtgggagatggaggaggaaGAAGGAAGGCCGTTGCTGGGTTTtcccaggctgctgctgctggtgctaggCTTGGAACTGGAGGGATAGTCCCGCAGAGAACCATTCCCATTGAGGTGCAGGGAGTCCTGGTTAAGATCAATAAGACTATGTTACGTCACAGTCCCAGATAGACACATGCCTTGTGACTGTAAGGAAACGGTATTCTATGATAAGGAGCAGCCTGCCCAGAGACATTAACCATGTTcctgtttttttcccttctttttgtcACATTGACGTATGAGAAAAGGTTTTATCCTACCCTCATTATCTTCCAAGGGGTAACAActtctttttttgaggggggggggttcccccccatttttctctccaattgtatctggccaattaccccactcttccaagctgtcctggttgctgctccaccgatccggggagggctgcagactactacacgcctcttccgatacatgtggagtcgctagccgcatcttttcacctgacagtgaggagtatcaccagggggacatagtgtgtgggaggatcacactattccccccagttccccctccccccgaacaggcgccctgactgaccagaggaggtgctagtgcagcgatcaggacacacacccacatccggcttcccacccgcagacacggccaattgtgtctgtaaagacacccgacaaagccggaggtaacatgttggtaggtgacggaatGGGGTAAAAACTTTGGCCTCAAATTAAGCTGGTGGTTCAGTGAAGGCAAGCTGCTGAATTCACTAAACAAAGTGGCAACAGAAACTGCAACCAAAATATAGCTGAGACATATACGTCCACAAAAACTAAGTTGTTAGAAACAGTTTGACGGGCATGAATTCCATCAGTAAATGAAGAATCACCACTTCACCTCTACGGTCATCCTTTACCACAAGGCCCTGATGTCTCACAACAGATCAGTCCCCTTTAAAGTAGAAATATCAAAAAGAAATAAGAGTGTGGTACCTTGGTCATGTGTGGGGGCAGTTGGGGGCCTATGAAGCCAGCAGAGGCGTTAATGCGTGGCAGCACCACCGGCCGGGGTGACGACTGACCAGGGTTGCTGGGGTTACGACTGACATGGCTGTAGTCTCCTCCGTTCTTCATATCGCCGGACCTACGACCCGCACAGTGAGTTAGCGTCAGGGGGCTTTTACAGAGGGAATCTTAATCAGACTGAATAAAAGTACTATACACAAATGTACACTCACAAATTTCTCTTAAAATTCGAGACATGAAATTTGAATTCTGTTTTATTGGAAGTGACATaaatgggggaaacagcattACGGTGACCAGACGTGTCGTACAAACTGAAATGGGGTTTACTCACTTAATGTAGAAAAGGACATAGGCCTGCTGGTTGAGGACAGACCTGATGTCACTGATGGACACAGACGAGTCATTCATTTGGTACCATTGACCGTTACTGGCCTGGGAGACACAACATCAGGGGATGTCAGGCTGGCAACTCTGTTATGCAGTTTTACACAGATTTAGATATTTCCATTTCAAGATTTAAAATGCCCAGAACTTTGCTCTCTGAGTTTACTGGGAGAGTTCTACAGGCGTTCAAAACAATGTGTTGTATGCTGACGGTGGTCTAGTAACTTTCACATCTACAGGTCACGATGTAAAAGTTTGAATAAAAATCCATAGAAATCATGCTGTCCTATATGTATATCACAACTTCTTAATGTCTCAACATTTTCCCACTGTTTGTTTGCAATTTCCAAACTTTCATAGCTTTGAAATGCAAAAACCGTTCCGTTCTTTTTTCCACACCTGTGTAAGAGTCTCACAGTAGTCCAGACAGTGTTCCAAGTGTATTAAACTTGCCAGAAAGACAGTGTCGGTGTTAGTCTAAACAGAACagtgttgtcttgtcttgttcaGTACCTTAATGTAGCAGAAGTAATGTCCGGCGTGACAGCTGAAGCCAGAGTGGACCAGGACCGCGTACAGTCCGTACAGCTGAGGTTCTCCCTGGGACTGTGACATGAAGGGACGCAGGTCCAAGTACTCTGGATACCTCACATCCTGGAGACCAGAGACAATAAGCGACAACATTCACCCAAACCACTGCCACTACCCTCACTGTTATAGAGCGCCTCCCTGTGGCCATGACATGTTACTGAAGATTATTCCAATGACTGAATACTTGATCGAACAGAGCAAGATACAaattttccaatttttttttttttctcaaatgaaCTAAGAGTACATCAATTGTTAAAATTGTCCTAAAACATTTCTGTTCACTGTTGAGTGATGAAAATCAactcagccactggggatgcacaagccagtgcattcttagtgccggtcccaagcctggataaatggggagggttgtgtcaggaagggcaaccGGCAAAACacctttgccaaatgaaatatgtggatcataaatcagatttccataccggatcagtcgaggcccgggttaccaacgaccaccaccggtaccgttggccagcagggtgctggtggaaactatgctactgttgggcgaaggagaagaacagggggaaggcatgtccagaggcagtggaggaagaggaagggcaggagtgtggaggtgagtcggaactttgaatgttgacaccatgactggtaaagggagagagctggctgatatgatggaaagaagaaaggtaggcatactgtgtgtacaagagaccaggtggaaggggagtaaggccaggagcatcggaggtgggttcaaactcttctaccatggtgcgaatgggaggagaaatggggtaggggtaattctgaaggaagagtatgtcaagagtgtgctggaggtgaagagagtgtcagacagagtgatgagtatgaagcaggaaatcgagagagtggtgattcgagcagacttcagtggacatgctggtgaagggaacggaggtgatgggtaagtatggtgtcaaggagagaaatgtggaaggacagttgGTGgacgattttgcgaaaaggatggaaatggctgtggtacaTATTTCAAGGAACACTAGGTGATGTATAAGACTGGAGGAAAGTGCACGCAGGTGgactatcttatgcaggaggtgcgatctgaacaggattagagactgcaaggtggtgacaggagaacatagttaggcagcatcggatggtggtctgtagaatgactttggagaccaagaagaggaagagagtgaaggcagagccaaagatcaaatggtggaagttgaagaaggaagactgctgtggagttcagggaggagttaagactggtactgggtggtagtgaagagttgctggatggctgggcaagcactgcagaaatagtgagggagacagctaggaaggcacttggtgtgtcatctggacagaggaaggaagacaaggagacttggtggtggaatgaggaagtacaggaaagtatacaaaggaagaggttggcaaagaagtgggatagtcagagagatgaagaaagcagacaggagtacaaggagatgcagcgcaaagtgaagagagagaaggcaaaggaaaaggcgtatggtgagttgtcttgagaggttagacactaaggaaggagaaaaggacttgtaccgattggctaaacagagggagtAAGATGGGAAGGATTTGcaacaggttagggtgatgaaggatagagatggaaatgtactgacaagagaggagagtgtgttgagaaggtggaaggagtactttgagggactgatgaatgaagaaaatgagagagagaaggttggatgatgtgggcatagtgaatcaggaagtgcagtaggTTAGCAGGGAAGAggtgaaggcagctatgaagaggatgaagagtggaaaggcagttggtccagatgacatacctgtggaggcatggagatgtttaggagcgatggcagtggagtttttaactagattgtttaacacaatcttggaaagtgagaggatgcctgaggagtggagaagaagcatactggtaccgattttcaagaataagggcgatgtgcagaactgtagcaactacagaggtataaagttgatcagccatagcatgaagatttgggaaagagtaatagaagctaggttaagaggagaggtgatcagcaagcagcagtatggtttcatgccatgaaagagcaccacagatgtgatgtttgctttgagaatgttgatggagaagtatagagaagatcagAAGAAGTTACATCATTGTGTCTttgcagatttagagaaagcatacgacagggtgccgagagaggaggtgtggtattgtatgaggaagttgggagttgcagagagtatgtaggagtggtgcaggatatgtatgagggaagtgtgacaatgttgaagtgtgcggttggaatgacagatgggttcaaggtggaggtgggattacatcaaggatcggctctgagccctttcttgtttgcaatggtgatggacaggttgacggacgagatcaggcaggagtctccgtggactacgatgtttgtggatgacattgtgagctgTAGCAAGAgtggggagcaggttgaggagagccttgagaggtggaggtatgcactggagagaagaggaatgaaaagtcAGTAGGAGGGAGGACTGgaattgtgaggatgcaaggagtagaggtgacgaaggcatatgagtttaaagacttggggtcaactgttcaaaagtaacggggagtgcagaagaaaggtgaagaagagagtgcaggcagggtggagtgggtggagaagtgtcaggagtgatttgtgacagaagggtaccagcaagagttaaagggaaggtttacaagatggtagtgagaccagctatgttatatggtttggagacagtggcattgatgaaaagacaggaggtggagctggaggtggcagagttgaagatgataagattttcattgggagtgatgaagaaggacaggattaggaacgagtatattagagggacagctcaggttggagggtttggagacaaagcaagagaggcaagattgagatggtttggacatgtgtggaggagagatgctgggtatattgggagacggatgctgaatatggagctgccagggaagaggagaagaggaaggccaaagaggaggtttatggatgtggtgagggaggacatgcaggtggctggtgtgacagaggaagatgcagaggacaggaagagatggaaacggatgatctgctgtggcgacccccaacgggagcagccgaaagaagatgagtgatgaaaatcaAAACTATATATTAATTTGTTCTCCTTTTGGATCAGAATCAAAACACTGATTGTCATTTCTTCGCTTTAATGTGATGCTCAGCTGATTGATTACCTGCCTCCACATTGCTACACCAACCAAATGTCAAATAAAATAACTAAAACCACCTTAAAACAGGATTTCCAGTGTGTGTAGCTACCTTTGTGATTTTCCCTCCGCTGAAGTTTGCAAAACGTTTCAGTGAGATGGTGAGGACGTTGGAGCTGCGATGGATGGTGAATCTCTTTGAGGCCGTGACCATTTTTATGCACCTAAGGAAGCGACACTCACATTCAGTCCAGTTAGAAAAAGGAAAAAGGCTGTGATGGTAGAAAGATGTGTCAACAAACATACACTCTGACTACTTACTTTGTGCATTTATATGCATTTTCTCCTTCCAGCTGCTCAGGCTTCACAAACTGTTCAAGTGCTTTGGTAACACTGGGAGCCGTCTGTACAGAGGTAAACCGGTCATGAGTCTGACTTCTTAAAACCATTTGAACGGCACAATTAATGTTATGTTAAatgtagcaaaaaaaaaatgttatatctACAAATGCCATCAAATAAGATTGTTACCTTAATTTCCAAAGTTATATCCAAAAAAGGGTCAAAAGTATCGGACACTGCCTTGCAGTTTAAACACTTAACTGTGGGGGAGAAAATGGTCATTGGAGATGTTTTAGCTTGGCGAAGCCATGACACGTTCAGATATGCTATGACATTTTAAAAACCAGTGAAACACCTGTTAGTAGTTATAAACCAATGAACAGActaagaaaacaaaaataaaaaacgatGACAAACCTCTGGACCTTAAATACCCTCCAAAGACTTGATGGACGAATGTGGTTGCCTGTGTTTGCCTGTCCAGTCTGTTCCAAAGGAAGAGTGGAAGAGTAGatttcatcaggacacaacagaAACAGACTGAAATAATAGTACCGCTTTAAAAACAAGGTTCATATGCAAAAACTGAACACTAAAAGTTCATTTTTTCCACATGAGGTCAGGATATATTAGCCTTAGACAGCGAGGGGGACGGACACGAGGGACAGCAGAGGAACTAGAGCAAGAGTAATTCTTTAAGAGGCCACCTGTTGGTACAGAACAGGAACCGACAGAATATATCAGATCCCCAAAGTCAGACTTCACGAATCCCTTAAGCACTCAGGACAACACATCTATTAATCATGTCTTATATTGTAGCGGTAGTTAAAAATAGTGTCtcagtttgtgtgtgcatgtaaccTACTTCCTGGCAGTGGCGCTACAGACCTCTTCTTTTCACTTAACACCTCCATATCAATGTAATTCCACCATATCACCATGCAGTTCTCAATATGATTACGTTATGTCCACTGCAGGGTCTATGGGGGATGTTCGAAGGATTACCAGAACAACCCATATCCCATTTCCTCTCAAGACTGTGCCTCTGAATTTAACTCCTGATGGACATCTCGTGTCAACATCTCTCACTTGTTCCATCATTCTCGACAATTACATATGGTAAAGGAACACTATCCAAAGACAAATGAAAATCAGCATAGGATTAAGTGTGAACTATTTCTAATATTGCCCAGCTGAGTGCCCGGTCCCAGGACCTACTTGGTTCCAGGAAGGCAGGACTTTTGCATAGCATCCACCGTGTAGCGCAGGAACTCGTGGGCGTCCTCCTGGCTTCCATAGCGGAAGTGCTTTGCAATCCCTTCAAAagaagacacacaaaaaaacaaagtcTGAATGCGATGCACATTTAGAATAAAtaagagtggtggtactgtcgtCTACTTATAACTCAAGTCTCTGAAAACCACATCTGGAGGCGAGCTGTTAATGCACAATGTGGTTGATCAATAGTCTATCATTTTTAAAGACCGGGTTGCTAATCTGTAATGAAAAGCTTGTGTCAGGttttccctccaaaaaaaaaaaaaaaagtaaacagcAGATAGCACCTCCTACTGAGCATTTGAGGAGGAACATTTTAGACTGGAGAAACCCACTCACTTACTTTTAAGCTCATTAAGGACCCCGATGGGTTTGATGACATTTCCAGAGTTGGCAAAAACCTGAATGATGTGGTTTTGCATGGTGCACATCATACAGAAGCCTGGCTCATGACCTACCCcagggacagacaggcagagcgtTCATCTTTATAACAAATCAATAAGTCGATCAATCAATCGATTGAAGTTTAAATAGTACTTCTCATATATAAAAATGCAGTGCAGTGTTCTTTCCATGAGACAATCATTTACCTTGACATAGGACAAGAGTATGTAGAGGGTCAATATTAAACATGGTTAAAGTGCTTGAATAAatgtaagtgtgtgagtgtgcttgCTGATTTCCACGAGCATAAGGAGAGGACGTTCCTTGGAGAGATGTATTAAAATCTCACCAGAGAGGTTTGCAAAATGATTTCTGGTTAAAACGCTGATACTACGGGCCAGTGGAGACTGCTACAACTTACATGTTTTGGAATGCTCTCGTGTTAGCATGTAGTTGGTGAGTGGGGGGGTGTATGACAGACACTGCAGGGCTGAGTTGAGGAAGCAGGTGTTCCCCATGTTCTGCAGGCCTGCCCCAATGCGATGGACCTGAGTCCACTTCAGGTTGAGCCGCTCTGGGGAGAACAGGACCTTCTGGGGCAGGGCAATCCCATCGCCACTGGTCATCATCACTGCAGACACAGAAAACACACGACAAATATAATTATCAAAATAAGAGCCACTCTTATTAACCAAGAATAAAAATGTACCGGAAACTTTGTCAAAACTGATTGAGGACTAGCAGCTTCGAGTAAAATTAGCGAGTAATGACAGggataataaaagaaagaaattgAACGAAGTACAAAACATTATGTAATTCTAAATGACtgtaacacaacaccacacaatgcCAGATCCCATCAGAAGCCCGATCCAATCAGGTGTCGAGTTCAGGCCATTGATTATGTTTTCTGCTGGGAGAGCGGTGTGGTTATATAACAGGGTGAGTCCGACAGTGGGAGCAGCAATTCGACACCTACGAGAGTTAACAGCTCCACCGGCTGTCActggcacgcacgcacacacacacacacacacacacacacacacacacacacacacacacacacacacacacacacacacgtctgtatGGCAGAGGAATCTAAAGACACCTTGTAGTCAGGATTACTAAACAGTCCTTTGTTACTCTTTGGTAAATAACATTAAGAGTGAAAGGTTTGCCTAAGGTCCTTTGACAGAGTTTTAAACGAGTTTTATCAGTTTTCCTTATCCAAACTCATGCAGCCCTGCTAGTCTCAAATTCAAATGGTTACTTCGTTAAATAATTTACTTTGAGATGGTAAGAAATAAAGACAGCAACGTTCTGCAGTCAGTAAGTACTGCCTAACTCTTGTTGCCCAACTAATGTTGAGTGGATTGTAAGCAATTCTTCCAAAAgtacaaaagaaaataaaagctGTGTGTGCGTCCATTAGCTGGTTTTAGGGGAAATCATGTGCAGGACTTGAAAAACTTTAAGCAGAAAAACTGAGATTTGAAAGAGTAACTTGTCACTGCAGaataacaaaaacacatttccatCGCTCTATATGGTGTATG
Proteins encoded in this window:
- the usp42 gene encoding ubiquitin carboxyl-terminal hydrolase 42 isoform X2 is translated as MTIVDRSSDKSDHESVGCKRSPFASGDVGMDGSCSNSWGMGPAMPDDSPRAKAPGACLGPMPGATVYSSTPHSTDRTKEQVMMTSGDGIALPQKVLFSPERLNLKWTQVHRIGAGLQNMGNTCFLNSALQCLSYTPPLTNYMLTREHSKTCHEPGFCMMCTMQNHIIQVFANSGNVIKPIGVLNELKRIAKHFRYGSQEDAHEFLRYTVDAMQKSCLPGTKLDRQTQATTFVHQVFGGYLRSRVKCLNCKAVSDTFDPFLDITLEIKTAPSVTKALEQFVKPEQLEGENAYKCTKCIKMVTASKRFTIHRSSNVLTISLKRFANFSGGKITKDVRYPEYLDLRPFMSQSQGEPQLYGLYAVLVHSGFSCHAGHYFCYIKASNGQWYQMNDSSVSISDIRSVLNQQAYVLFYIKSGDMKNGGDYSHVSRNPSNPGQSSPRPVVLPRINASAGFIGPQLPPHMTKDSLHLNGNGSLRDYPSSSKPSTSSSSLGKPSNGLPSSSSISHSLGRPTMIPDSNKRQKLSFFIGPTKQTRPSSSSSSSYSQPSSSQSTSDLHFLPRQLQHISGPSLGNRDHNCGHGNEGSFLVPYGHESSEESDQEGCGSLENGSLTKSHLNGRSEGGDAYGPAPRPVNGDAGAHQNGKGLNRPANGFSKPSQNGHHNGHHKVNGLGTSDKVSAGDHSSLSLTALCTANGLEADHSQLRSRETHGAADGQASFSQSKPAAAGHGQHPSTMHDSRAKTACDPLLQHTVPSAASSPPSAPPASSSAHLDKPAAPSLPPDHCLSNLGAPTAPHQAEVGEDKARVLDPGLTPVTCGPATELQEETAGRENHGMKPSSRGHERERRSSRDRERERLFSSGYSRERDKERHHRDRSRDQDSDTERYRHRRDYRDHHDHHHHHHHHRSYRERSPARDRHYRDWDIERRWERSTHHPRERDRDRCNHHYHHYHHRSREGRDREQRGRGSTHREEPHSRWKGRDEDRETRLMKDRISEHERATSLNTESSAKVRASPLQPRPSLPRIGGDIYEDRDKTTHAVTKREEEEDASEVRHGKKHKKSKKKKKLRDKERQRDDRGSDVDSSEQGKHKKKKKKRKRRHESNSDAEQSCGGRRSVQSPPVTEHGYRACGSQERDRRKRRFHNSDDNKRDIGCSPEKRRRTEHTDDASDRQFASRGASPASTTNILNGHTDKNGKSMQARKRKSKRTVAGNTYRRLNGDSHGCTSNNLNETH
- the usp42 gene encoding ubiquitin carboxyl-terminal hydrolase 42 isoform X3; this encodes MTIVDRSSDKSDHESVGCKRSPFASGDVGMDGSCSNSWGMGPAMPDDSPRAKAPGACLGPMPGATVYSSTPHSTDRTKEQVMMTSGDGIALPQKVLFSPERLNLKWTQVHRIGAGLQNMGNTCFLNSALQCLSYTPPLTNYMLTREHSKTCHEPGFCMMCTMQNHIIQVFANSGNVIKPIGVLNELKRIAKHFRYGSQEDAHEFLRYTVDAMQKSCLPGTKLDRQTQATTFVHQVFGGYLRSRVKCLNCKAVSDTFDPFLDITLEIKTAPSVTKALEQFVKPEQLEGENAYKCTKCIKMVTASKRFTIHRSSNVLTISLKRFANFSGGKITKDVRYPEYLDLRPFMSQSQGEPQLYGLYAVLVHSGFSCHAGHYFCYIKASNGQWYQMNDSSVSISDIRSVLNQQAYVLFYIKSGDMKNGGDYSHVSRNPSNPGQSSPRPVVLPRINASAGFIGPQLPPHMTKDSLHLNGNGSLRDYPSSSKPSTSSSSLGKPSNGLPSSSSISHSLGRPTMIPDSNKRQKLSFFIGPTKQTRPSSSSSSSYSQPSSSQSTSDLHFLPRQLQHISGPSLGNRDHNCGHGNEGSFLVPYGHESSEESDQEGCGSLENGSLTKSHLNGRSEGGDAYGPAPRPVNGDAGAHQNGKGLNRPANGFSKPSQNGHHNGHHKVNGLGTSDKVSAGDHSSLSLTALCTANGLEADHSQLRSRETHGAADGQASFSQSKPAAAGHGQHPSTMHDSRAKTACDPLLQHTVPSAASSPPSAPPASSSAHLDKPAAPSLPPDHCLSNLGAPTAPHQAEVGEDKARVLDPGLTPVTCGPATELQEETAGRENHGMKPSSRGHERERRSSRDRERERLFSSGYSRERDKERHHRDRSRDQDSDTERYRHRRDYRDHHDHHHHHHHHRSYRERSPARDRHYRDWDIERRWERSTHHPRERDRDRCNHHYHHYHHRSREGRDREQRGRGSTHREEPHSRWKGRDEDRETRLMKDRISEHERATSLNTESSAKVRASPLQPRPSLPRIGGDIYEDRDKTTHAVTKREEEEDASEVRHGKKHKKSKKKKKLRDKERQRDDRGSDVDSSEQGKHKKKKKKRKRRHESNSDAEQSCGGRRSVQSPPVTEHGYRACGSQERDRRKRRFHNSDDNKRDIGCSPEKRRRTEHTDDASDRQFASRGASPASTTNILNGHTGNTYRRLNGDSHGCTSNNLNETH